Proteins found in one Planococcus citri chromosome 2, ihPlaCitr1.1, whole genome shotgun sequence genomic segment:
- the LOC135837785 gene encoding sex peptide receptor-related protein 2-like, whose amino-acid sequence MGQNGFFFWTLDLQIPPKVAMNHTEPHCGTAWKTFQDDFRQTAFSPIMITLYVLGVIFNSLSITVFTTKHKITSSNVLFTSLAISDLTVSILGIPFWWLFLRPTSGASSGSGHSIVGHYYLIILRLFFNVSVLHTTNLAIWRFIAVTYPLKERKWCNLKNTFISIGLHYTFCILYEVKTLFCYTNVADIALLKNNTEGSNSTTNVNGTIHTMRNITSERASTTQIGTNGFLCTLPEYIYVVVVRILPCIVIIICSFRLIYVLQHSKKRRNKLMPNMPQNDVAKDAEKEKQMNRTTRMLLGIMILFLLDKVPSAIVKFLIILYDINFIHDCLPAIAQVISILSLIYVSTPFLAYYVSSQHFRNSFKSLFPAKKCMKSSDTDASTQMNTDSTHF is encoded by the exons ATGG GTCAAAATGGATTCTTCTTTTGGACCCTAGACCTACAGATACCTCCGAAAGTTGCCATGAATCACACAGAGCCACATTGTGGCACAGCTTGGAAAACATTCCAAGATGATTTCCGACAAACCGCCTTCAGTCCTATAATGATCACATTGTACGTCCTcggagtgattttcaactcattgAGCATTACTGTGTTCACAACGAAGCATAAGATCACATCGTCCAACGTCTTATTCACCAGTTTGGCCATCTCAGATTTAACCGTGTCCATTTTGGGGATCCCATTTTGGTGGTTATTTCTCAGACCAACATCAGGAGCTTCCTCTGGCAGCGGACATTCGATCGTTGGACATTATTATCTAATTATATTGAGATTATTCTTCAATGTATCGGTTTTACATACGACTAATTTGGCAATATGGCGATTCATCGCGGTCACTTATCCATTGAAGGAACGAAAATGGTGTAATTTGAAGAATACGTTTATTTCGATCGGGCTCCATTACACGTTTTGCATTCTGTACGAAGTGAAGACTTTATTTTGCTATACCAATGTTGCTGATATAgcgttattgaaaaataataccgaAGGGTCGAATTCAACGACGAATGTGAATGGAACGATTCATACGATGAGAAATATTACGAGCGAGAGAGCATCGACGACTCAAATT ggcACGAATGGTTTTTTATGCACGTTACCCGAATATATTTACGTAGTAGTTGTCAGAATATTACCATGCATCGTGATAATAATTTGCAGCTTTAG GTTAATATACGTTTTACAACACTCGAAAAAACGTCGAAACAAATTGATGCCAAATATGCCGCAGAATGACGTTGCCAAAGAcgccgaaaaagaaaaacaaatgaatCGTACGACAAGAATGCTTCTTGGAATTATGATACTCTTCTTGTTGGATAAAGTACCCAGCGCTATAGTCAAATTTCTAATTATACTTTACGATATTAATTTTATACACGATTGTCTTCCAGCGATCGCTCAAGTGATTAGCATCTTATCGCTGATTTACGTATCGACTCCTTTCCTAGCGTATTACGTTTCTAGTCAACATTTTCGTAATTCATTTAAATCTCTGTTTCCGGCTAAAAAATGCATGAAGTCGTCGGATACGGATGCGAGTACTCAGATGAATACAGATAGTACCCACTTTTGA
- the LOC135834529 gene encoding sex peptide receptor-like, whose amino-acid sequence MNISQPFCGSSWKTFEYTFSKKIYGQFASLLNLIGAPLNLITVIVFVKKNLPASSSNTLCSSLAISDFAISILCFPQMWINLYYPGIFTLSSVYRANHVRWIISNGCFKLQKVFYNISCLHTMMLAIWRYIAVTHPLKERYWCNLKVTFEGIGIIYVVCFVYSAKDLFCVVAAPQVVMIHEIGLLSLNDTENSNKIRQILNDNLFQPMCDTNFLKDFYSMFRIVILRTTPCVIIALCTVRFVYVLKKSKKPGEDTISNCRKSLAEKQKNLTTKMILGIMIFYLVNNTFGIIGSGLILIYGEQFEQDCYKVFDGINNLLVLAYTSIPFILYYSISEQFRNDVTSLVFQGRWKRSLFTDEQQIQSNLSYLDRKSSEK is encoded by the exons atgaaTATTTCGCAGCCATTCTGTGGTTCGAGTTGGAAAACCTTCGAATAcactttctcgaaaaaaatttacggtCAGTTTGCTTCTCTATTGAACTTGATCGGAGCACCTCTCAATTTAATAACCGTTATtgtattcgtgaaaaaaaacctaccagCTTCATCATCAAACACCTTATGCAGCAGTTTAGCAATATCTGACTTCGCAATATCGATCCTGTGCTTCCCTCAAATGTGGATCAATTTGTACTATCCGGGTATCTTTACCTTATCATCTGTGTATCGAGCCAACCACGTAAGATGGATCATTTCAAACGGTTGCTTCAAATTGCAGAAGGTATTTTACAATATATCGTGTCTTCATACCATGATGCTGGCGATATGGCGATACATAGCTGTTACTCATCCTTTGAAGGAACGATATTGGTGTAACTTGAAGGTGACATTTGAAGGAATTGGCATTATTTACGTGGTATGCTTCGTGTATTCTGCCAAAGATTTGTTCTGCGTTGTGGCAGCTCCTCAAGTAGTAATGATACACGAAATAGGTCTTTTATCTTTGAATGATACTGAAAATAGCAATAAAATACGTCAGATCCTTAATGATAATCTATTTCAACCTATG tgcgaTACAAATTTCTTGAAGGATTTTTACAGCATGTTTCGTATCGTGATACTCAGAACAACGCCCTGCGTCATCATAGCTCTTTGTACAGTAAG ATTCGtatacgttttgaaaaaatcaaagaaaccTGGCGAAGATACGATCTCAAACTGCAGGAAAAGTTTAGCAGAAAAACAAAAGAATCTAACGACGAAAATGATCCTAGGCATAATGATATTCTACCTGGTGAATAATACTTTTGGAATCATTGGTAGTGGTTTAATACTAATCTATGGCGAACAATTTGAGCAAGATTGCTACAAAGTATTCGACGGTATCAACAATTTACTGGTCTTGGCTTACACATCGATTCCTTTCATCTTGTATTATTCAATCAGTGAACAATTTCGTAACGATGTTACATCTTTGGTATTCCAAGGAAGGTGGAAACGTAGTCTGTTCACAGATGAACaacaaattcaatcaaatttgaGTTATCTGGATagaaaatcatcagaaaaatgA
- the LOC135834185 gene encoding sex peptide receptor-related protein 2-like, translating into MKPEETSWEQPTDYHSYYNMTIFGYVDMMCCVLSTISNTLIILVFTRNTPVSPMNTIFIHMAVTESLTVFSFIPRSYHEYFRVKRCSIDIHRTEVWENFALNSYKLTFLFRHMVVWLMVMLGVWRYIAVVHPLKKSQWCDMRITRKLIIAGYIFGFIIAIPPYFCTAVQPSNILLDEEGCLASNSTIGNKIINTTIYEFKVPVENFPFLYTFLMITYGVFIKSLPAIVLSVISYKLIFALIEARKRRVGIVANLNRKYMEKQTDPTEIPHGICATLTGILGPKFYWGYYYYVMEIGNCFTHISTSFNFVFYYTMSSQFRKNFKALFKRNGNRSSHDGHRISSVAQRGITEIEHLEI; encoded by the exons ATGAAACCTGAAGAAACATCCTGGGAACAACCAACGGATTATCATTCTTATTACAATATGACAATATTCGGCTACGTGGACATGATGTGCTGCGTACTGTCAACGATTTCCAACACTCTGATCATCCTAGTGTTCACCAGAAACACTCCGGTATCACCCATGAACACAATCTTCATTCACATGGCTGTGACCGAATCACTGACCGTCTTTAGCTTCATTCCTCGCTCATATCACGAATATTTCCGAGTGAAGCGGTGTTCAATCGATATTCATCGAACAGAAGTATGGGAGAATTTCGCATTGAATTCGTACAAGCTGACATTTCTATTTCGTCATATGGTGGTTTGGCTTATGGTGATGCTAGGAGTATGGCGATATATAGCAGTAGTACATCCGCTGAAGAAGAGTCAATGGTGCGATATGCGCATAACGCGAAAATTGATAATCGCAGGGTACATTTTTGGATTTATAATCGCGATTCCACCTTACTTTTGCACAGCAGTTCAACCATCCAACATACTACTCGATGAAGAAGGGTGCTTAGCCTCGAATTCAACCATTGGCAATAAAATCATTAACACCACAATCTACGAATTCAAAGTGCCAGTTGAGAATTTTCCGTTTTTATACACATTCCTCATGATCACTTACGGGGTTTTTATAAAAAGTCTGCCAGCAATTGTTCTATCTGTGATCAGCTACAA GTTAATCTTTGCTTTGATCGAAGCACGAAAACGTCGAGTAGGAATAGTTGCCAATTTGAATCGAAAGTACATGGAAAAACAAACGGATC CAACGGAAATCCCACATGGAATCTGCGCCACATTGACAGGAATCTtgggtccaaaattttattGGGGGTATTACTATTACGTAATGGAGATAGGAAATTGCTTTACGCATATTTCCACGAGTTTTAATTTCGTCTTCTATTATACGATGAGCAGTcaattcaggaaaaatttcaaagcattgTTCAAACGAAATGGAAATAGATCGTCTCACGATGGACATCGTATCAGCTCAGTCGCTCAAAGAGGTATCACCGAGATAGAACATCTCGAAATTTAA